Proteins from a genomic interval of Pseudodesulfovibrio nedwellii:
- the rbsD gene encoding D-ribose pyranase, with protein sequence MKNSKLINAEVSYVVASLGHFDGLTICDAGLPIPSDVQRIDLAVTEGVPSFMDVVKTIISEMEVQEVEFAEEFKSVSPDLHRELLYFLRSVETERGKPIPVSYVSHEVFKENTRESVAVVRTGEFTPYANVTIKAGVAF encoded by the coding sequence ATGAAAAATTCAAAACTTATTAACGCCGAAGTATCATATGTCGTGGCCAGTCTCGGTCATTTTGACGGATTGACCATCTGCGACGCAGGGTTACCCATTCCCTCAGACGTACAGCGCATTGACCTGGCGGTGACCGAAGGGGTTCCGTCTTTTATGGATGTGGTCAAAACCATTATTTCTGAAATGGAAGTTCAGGAAGTGGAATTTGCCGAAGAATTTAAGAGCGTCAGTCCTGATTTACATAGGGAATTACTTTATTTTTTGCGTTCTGTTGAGACGGAGCGTGGCAAACCCATTCCTGTGAGTTATGTGAGTCATGAAGTATTCAAGGAAAATACGCGTGAGAGTGTGGCCGTGGTGCGGACGGGAGAGTTTACCCCGTATGCCAATGTCACCATCAAGGCAGGCGTCGCTTTCTAG
- a CDS encoding 4Fe-4S dicluster domain-containing protein, whose translation MSKTFFIDLTKCTACRGCQVACKQWKKLPAEKTENWGSHQNPKDLSGVTLKLVRFEEVETDGNMDWLFFPEQCRHCIDPPCLDAMTIPGSIVHDQETGAVIYTELTAQEPDKEAFGMSCPYDIPRINEETGQVVKCDMCVDRVKAGMLPACVQTCPTGAMNFGDRDEMLALADKHLEKALKKYPDAELVDIDSVRVIYLVQTDPDSYYESLSADASSIQKKGPLSRKQFLAKLASPLKRMNG comes from the coding sequence ATGAGTAAGACATTCTTCATCGACCTGACCAAATGTACGGCCTGCCGTGGTTGCCAGGTTGCCTGTAAGCAATGGAAAAAACTGCCCGCTGAAAAGACAGAAAACTGGGGTTCCCACCAGAATCCCAAAGATCTGTCGGGCGTCACCCTGAAACTGGTTCGCTTCGAAGAAGTAGAAACCGACGGCAACATGGACTGGCTGTTCTTCCCCGAGCAATGCCGCCATTGTATCGATCCGCCGTGTCTGGATGCTATGACTATTCCCGGCTCCATCGTGCACGACCAGGAAACCGGTGCAGTCATCTACACCGAACTGACCGCTCAGGAACCGGACAAGGAAGCCTTTGGCATGTCCTGTCCCTACGACATCCCCCGCATCAACGAAGAAACCGGCCAAGTAGTCAAATGCGACATGTGCGTTGACCGCGTCAAAGCCGGCATGCTGCCCGCCTGCGTGCAGACCTGCCCCACCGGGGCCATGAACTTCGGCGATCGGGATGAAATGCTCGCCCTGGCAGACAAACACCTTGAGAAAGCACTGAAAAAGTACCCTGATGCAGAACTTGTCGACATAGACAGCGTACGCGTCATCTATCTGGTGCAGACCGACCCGGACAGCTACTATGAGTCCCTGTCCGCTGACGCTTCCTCCATCCAAAAAAAGGGCCCCTTGTCCAGGAAGCAGTTCCTGGCAAAACTGGCCAGCCCTCTCAAACGGATGAACGGATAA
- the rbsC gene encoding ribose ABC transporter permease — protein sequence MSAAKNMSNGQEQSVSIKERLIQQKSLIALVVMIVIVSFLNPNFFTTGNILNILRQTAINAIMAVGMTLVILTAGIDLSVGSVLALCGAIGASLIAAEMPVVLAVGVALGAGALLGAASGIIIAKGKVQAFIATLVSMTMVRGLTLVYTDGRPISTGFTDVADAFAYIGTGYLFGIPVPIWIMAVTFAGAWYLLNHTRLGRYIYALGGNESATRLSGINVDTIKITVYAIAGFLSALSGLIVTSRLSSAQPTAGYGYELDAIAAVVLGGTSLMGGKGTIMGTLLGALIIGFLNNALNLLDVSSYYQMIAKALVILLAVLVDTKSKE from the coding sequence ATGAGCGCAGCAAAAAACATGTCAAATGGACAGGAGCAATCCGTATCCATCAAGGAACGGTTGATTCAGCAGAAATCTCTCATTGCGCTTGTTGTGATGATTGTCATTGTTTCCTTTTTGAATCCCAATTTTTTTACCACGGGCAATATCCTTAACATTCTGCGGCAGACGGCCATCAACGCCATTATGGCCGTGGGTATGACGCTGGTCATTTTGACGGCTGGCATTGATCTGTCCGTCGGGTCGGTGTTGGCCCTGTGCGGAGCCATCGGGGCGAGTCTTATCGCCGCAGAAATGCCTGTCGTATTGGCCGTGGGAGTGGCTCTTGGAGCCGGTGCGCTGCTCGGCGCAGCCAGTGGCATTATCATAGCCAAGGGTAAGGTGCAGGCGTTTATCGCTACATTGGTTTCCATGACCATGGTTCGAGGGCTGACGCTTGTCTATACTGATGGTCGACCCATATCCACTGGGTTCACTGATGTTGCTGACGCTTTCGCCTACATTGGAACCGGCTATTTGTTCGGCATTCCCGTCCCCATTTGGATTATGGCCGTCACGTTTGCCGGAGCGTGGTACCTGCTCAATCACACCCGTCTGGGCCGGTATATCTATGCCCTTGGTGGGAATGAATCCGCTACTCGTTTGTCTGGTATCAACGTGGATACCATCAAGATCACGGTTTATGCCATCGCCGGTTTTCTTTCGGCATTGTCTGGTCTGATCGTGACCTCCCGTCTTTCGTCCGCCCAGCCCACAGCAGGGTATGGATATGAACTCGACGCCATCGCGGCGGTTGTGCTTGGTGGCACCAGCCTTATGGGCGGCAAGGGAACCATTATGGGAACCCTGCTCGGTGCTCTTATTATTGGATTTCTCAATAATGCATTGAACTTGCTTGATGTATCTTCCTATTATCAGATGATCGCCAAGGCGCTGGTCATCCTGTTAGCGGTCCTGGTTGATACGAAAAGCAAGGAGTAA
- a CDS encoding formate dehydrogenase accessory protein FdhE, protein MEFNVEQYQRRLEKKITQLKGKSYISEELVNLLADVARLQLTARIDATVVLPDDSELAPPEAVFQGMSLIGRENFPHDSTQAANLLFDLITLLKKAGGPLGDGAKTVAKAMKDDEFTPAELFDKFLNDDTKFFASWTERMPDAPKTIAFLAFASLSPSIEAAADILAEKLPDMKVPEVGTCPICGSLPLISCLKEKEGYRHATCSFCRHEYRIKRIACPVCGEDDQKKLTFFTVDEEPGFRVDVCESCKTYIKTIDFRNLDRVAVPVLDDLDSLALDYVAAGQGYKRATLSAWGF, encoded by the coding sequence ATGGAATTTAATGTGGAACAATATCAACGACGGCTTGAAAAGAAGATCACCCAGTTGAAAGGCAAGTCCTATATTTCCGAAGAACTCGTGAACTTGCTGGCCGACGTGGCACGACTGCAACTGACGGCACGCATTGACGCAACCGTGGTGTTACCGGACGACAGCGAACTTGCTCCGCCCGAAGCAGTGTTTCAGGGAATGTCTCTGATCGGCCGAGAAAACTTTCCACACGACAGTACTCAAGCTGCAAATTTGCTGTTCGACCTTATTACCCTGCTCAAAAAGGCAGGCGGTCCCTTGGGCGACGGAGCCAAAACTGTTGCCAAGGCCATGAAAGACGACGAATTCACCCCGGCAGAGTTGTTCGATAAATTCTTGAACGACGATACGAAATTTTTCGCTTCCTGGACTGAACGCATGCCAGATGCACCCAAAACCATTGCGTTCCTCGCTTTTGCATCGCTCAGCCCGTCCATCGAAGCGGCCGCCGATATTCTGGCTGAAAAACTACCTGACATGAAAGTCCCAGAAGTAGGCACCTGTCCCATTTGTGGCAGTCTGCCGCTCATTTCTTGTCTCAAAGAAAAAGAAGGATACCGGCACGCCACCTGCTCATTCTGTCGCCATGAGTACCGGATCAAGCGCATTGCCTGCCCGGTTTGCGGCGAAGACGACCAGAAAAAGCTGACATTCTTTACCGTTGATGAAGAGCCGGGATTCCGCGTGGACGTCTGCGAATCCTGCAAAACGTATATCAAGACCATTGACTTTCGTAATCTGGACCGCGTAGCCGTACCTGTTCTTGATGATCTGGACTCTTTAGCACTCGACTATGTAGCCGCTGGTCAGGGATACAAGCGCGCAACACTCTCCGCCTGGGGATTCTAA
- the fdnG gene encoding formate dehydrogenase-N subunit alpha — protein sequence MHTNRRNFLKLSAVAATATAFGGLGLGCTAKKAPIADRAEAMKPKWSKQTTTICCYCAVGCGLVVNTSLKDKRAINVEGDPDHPINEGSLCAKGASIWQLAENDRRPDSVLYRAPYSKEFTKVSLSWALEKIAHNVKKSRDETFTYKNAKGQMVNRCDGIASVGSAALDNEECWAYQTMLRSLGLVYVEHQARIUHSATVAALAESFGRGAMTNHWIDIQNSDCILIMGSNAAENHPISFKWVTKAQEKGATLIHVDPRFTRTSAKADMHANLRSGSDIAVLGGMIKYILDKDLIFKEYVVNYTNASFIVGDDYKFDDGIFAGYDPETRTYDKSKWAFAMDAEGNPKKDPTLKDPKCVYQMLKKHYERYNMDQVTSISGMKKEDLIALYETYAATGVGNKAGTIMYAMGWTQHTVGVQNIRSMAMIQLLLGNIGIAGGGVNALRGESNVQGSTDHCLLFHILPGYLKTPKAGQDTLAAYDKAYTPVSNDPMSANWWQNYPKYSASLLKSMWQDDTPADAYQFLPRLDSGSASEYSWLTLFDKMEKGQFKGLFAWGMNPACSGANANKSRRALGNLDWMVNVNIFPNETGWFWEGPDMKPEEIKTEVFFLPCAVSIEKEGSITNSGRWMQWRYKGPDAPHGLKPDGDLMYELMHEIQALYKKDGGAYPEPITRLTWDGIATDGEFDPHKTAKLINGHFTRDIEVKGKQFKKGDLVPSFAYLQADGSTASGNWLYCNSYTDKGNMAARRSLAQTPEQAKVGLYPNFSWCWPVNRRVLYNRASVDLQGKPYNPEKPVIEWDGKKWVGDVPDGGWAPGSKYAFIMRKHGFGQLYGPGRADGPLPEYYEPLECPVKTHPFSGTLHNPTALTFDSEEKAVCDPKYPFVGTTYRVTEHWQTGLMTRNCAWLTECEPQVFVEMSPELAELRGIENGEKVMVDSIRGSIWAKAIVTKRLKPFEVQGTTIHQVGLPWHFGWTWPKDGGDTANILTPSVGDPNTGIPETKAFMVNVRKA from the coding sequence ATGCATACTAACCGAAGGAACTTCCTCAAGCTCTCCGCTGTCGCGGCCACGGCCACGGCTTTTGGCGGACTCGGGCTTGGCTGTACCGCGAAAAAGGCACCCATTGCCGATCGCGCCGAAGCCATGAAGCCCAAGTGGAGCAAACAGACAACGACTATCTGCTGCTACTGTGCAGTGGGTTGCGGTCTCGTCGTCAACACGTCCCTCAAGGACAAACGGGCCATCAACGTTGAAGGTGACCCGGATCATCCCATCAATGAAGGTTCTCTGTGTGCCAAGGGCGCATCCATCTGGCAGTTGGCTGAAAACGACCGCCGCCCGGATTCCGTCCTGTACAGAGCTCCCTATTCCAAAGAATTCACCAAAGTCTCCTTGAGCTGGGCACTGGAAAAAATCGCCCACAACGTCAAGAAGAGCCGCGACGAAACTTTCACCTACAAGAATGCGAAAGGACAAATGGTCAATCGCTGCGACGGTATTGCTTCAGTCGGTTCCGCCGCTCTCGACAACGAGGAGTGCTGGGCTTACCAGACAATGCTCCGCAGCCTTGGTCTGGTGTATGTGGAACACCAGGCTCGTATTTGACACAGCGCAACTGTTGCGGCTCTGGCAGAGTCGTTCGGACGCGGTGCGATGACCAATCACTGGATTGATATCCAGAACTCCGATTGCATTCTTATAATGGGCAGTAACGCTGCCGAAAACCACCCCATCTCTTTCAAGTGGGTGACCAAGGCGCAGGAAAAGGGTGCAACCCTGATCCACGTCGATCCCCGTTTCACCAGGACCTCGGCCAAGGCCGACATGCATGCCAATCTCCGTTCCGGCTCCGATATCGCCGTACTCGGTGGCATGATTAAATACATCCTGGACAAAGACCTGATCTTCAAAGAATACGTTGTTAACTACACCAACGCTTCCTTCATCGTCGGCGACGACTACAAATTCGACGATGGTATCTTCGCCGGTTACGACCCGGAAACCAGGACCTACGACAAATCCAAATGGGCCTTTGCAATGGATGCCGAAGGCAATCCCAAAAAAGACCCCACTCTCAAAGACCCCAAATGCGTTTACCAGATGCTCAAGAAGCACTATGAACGCTACAACATGGACCAAGTCACTTCCATCTCCGGTATGAAGAAGGAAGACCTGATCGCCCTGTACGAGACCTATGCTGCAACCGGCGTAGGCAACAAGGCCGGTACCATCATGTACGCCATGGGCTGGACTCAGCACACCGTTGGTGTACAGAACATCCGCTCCATGGCCATGATCCAGTTGCTGCTCGGTAACATTGGTATAGCTGGTGGCGGCGTTAACGCCCTGCGCGGCGAATCCAACGTTCAGGGTTCCACTGACCACTGTCTGCTGTTCCACATCCTGCCCGGCTACCTGAAGACACCCAAAGCGGGTCAGGATACGCTGGCAGCATATGACAAGGCATACACTCCGGTCTCCAACGATCCCATGTCTGCCAACTGGTGGCAAAACTACCCGAAATACTCCGCATCTCTGCTCAAATCCATGTGGCAGGATGACACTCCAGCAGACGCATACCAATTCCTCCCCCGTTTGGACTCCGGTTCTGCCAGCGAATACTCTTGGCTCACCCTGTTCGACAAAATGGAAAAGGGACAGTTCAAAGGTCTGTTCGCATGGGGCATGAATCCGGCTTGTTCCGGCGCAAATGCCAACAAAAGCCGCCGTGCCTTGGGCAACCTCGACTGGATGGTCAATGTCAACATCTTCCCTAATGAAACCGGTTGGTTTTGGGAAGGTCCCGACATGAAGCCCGAAGAAATCAAGACTGAAGTCTTCTTCCTGCCCTGCGCAGTCTCCATCGAAAAAGAAGGCTCCATCACCAATTCAGGCCGCTGGATGCAGTGGCGTTACAAAGGACCTGATGCACCGCATGGCCTCAAGCCAGACGGCGACCTCATGTATGAATTGATGCATGAAATTCAGGCTCTCTACAAAAAAGACGGCGGCGCATACCCCGAGCCGATCACTCGACTCACTTGGGACGGCATCGCCACTGACGGCGAATTCGATCCGCATAAGACCGCCAAACTCATCAACGGACACTTCACCCGTGACATCGAAGTCAAGGGGAAGCAGTTCAAGAAAGGCGACCTCGTACCGAGTTTCGCATACCTCCAGGCCGATGGTTCAACCGCCTCAGGCAACTGGCTGTACTGTAACTCGTACACCGACAAGGGCAACATGGCCGCTCGTCGCAGTTTGGCGCAAACCCCGGAACAAGCGAAAGTCGGTTTGTACCCGAACTTCTCCTGGTGCTGGCCGGTTAACCGCCGCGTGCTGTACAACCGCGCTTCCGTTGACCTTCAGGGCAAGCCGTACAACCCGGAAAAGCCCGTTATCGAATGGGACGGCAAGAAATGGGTTGGCGATGTGCCTGATGGCGGATGGGCCCCCGGCTCCAAGTACGCCTTCATCATGCGCAAGCATGGCTTCGGCCAGCTGTACGGACCCGGCCGCGCAGACGGCCCGCTGCCCGAATACTACGAACCGCTGGAATGTCCGGTCAAAACACACCCATTCTCCGGCACACTGCATAACCCGACGGCCCTTACCTTCGATTCCGAAGAAAAGGCTGTCTGCGATCCCAAATACCCGTTCGTCGGCACCACATATCGTGTCACCGAACACTGGCAGACCGGTCTGATGACCAGAAACTGCGCATGGCTCACAGAGTGTGAACCACAGGTGTTCGTTGAAATGAGCCCGGAACTTGCGGAACTCAGAGGTATTGAAAACGGCGAAAAGGTCATGGTCGATTCTATCCGTGGTTCCATCTGGGCCAAAGCTATCGTGACCAAGCGACTGAAACCGTTCGAAGTTCAAGGAACGACCATCCATCAGGTTGGCCTGCCTTGGCACTTCGGTTGGACATGGCCCAAGGACGGCGGCGATACAGCCAACATCCTGACTCCGTCCGTCGGCGATCCAAACACCGGCATCCCTGAAACCAAGGCCTTTATGGTCAACGTCCGCAAGGCGTAA
- the fdhD gene encoding formate dehydrogenase accessory sulfurtransferase FdhD: MDSFNYEIHEYKAGFARTPIKSIREVPLTIHLNGKEVVTLLCTAKHPEYLAIGFLKSDAFLSSPDQITDMTVRDLGDRLLAEVETCHDPWKNRVLERSITSGCGKGTNFGRNTATISKRRVNGNVKVTPEQILSLAKQLHERSTLYNATRGCHNSSLCTPDEMLLFREDIGRHNAIDMICGQCFLDDVSVDDKLIVSTGRIASEILLKVIRIGVPILASTAVATSFSVELARKTGITLIGNIKDDSFWVYNDNKRIIGF; this comes from the coding sequence ATGGATTCTTTCAATTACGAAATACACGAATACAAAGCGGGCTTTGCTCGGACACCAATCAAGTCCATCCGTGAGGTACCGCTGACAATTCACCTCAACGGAAAAGAGGTCGTGACATTGCTGTGCACGGCCAAGCATCCTGAATACCTGGCTATCGGATTTCTCAAATCCGATGCATTTCTGTCCAGCCCGGACCAGATTACCGACATGACCGTACGAGATCTAGGCGACCGCCTCCTGGCTGAGGTGGAGACCTGTCACGACCCGTGGAAAAACCGAGTGCTGGAGCGTTCCATCACTTCCGGTTGTGGCAAAGGTACTAATTTCGGACGCAACACGGCCACTATTTCCAAACGTCGTGTAAACGGTAACGTCAAAGTCACACCTGAACAGATTCTCTCTCTGGCAAAACAACTGCACGAACGCTCTACCCTGTACAACGCCACGCGTGGCTGCCACAATTCATCACTGTGCACACCGGATGAAATGCTGCTTTTTCGAGAAGATATCGGCCGTCACAATGCCATCGACATGATCTGCGGCCAGTGTTTTCTGGACGATGTATCAGTGGATGACAAACTCATCGTGTCCACCGGACGCATCGCCTCTGAAATTCTGCTCAAGGTCATCCGAATCGGCGTCCCCATTCTCGCTTCCACGGCCGTAGCCACGAGTTTTTCCGTGGAACTTGCACGCAAAACCGGCATTACGCTTATTGGCAACATCAAAGACGACAGCTTCTGGGTGTATAATGATAATAAACGGATTATCGGGTTTTAA
- the rbsB gene encoding ribose ABC transporter substrate-binding protein RbsB yields the protein MKKLLTLALALVLTMALGVSAQAKDTIALVVSTLNNPFFVTLKDGAVKKANEMGYELIVLDSQNDPSKELANVEDLTVRGVKAILINPTDSDAVSNAIRLINTAGIPVLTLDRGASHGKVASHIASDNVAGGKMAGDFMAEKLGKGAMVIQLEGLPGTSAARDRGAGFEQAVKANGFKVLASQPADFDRTKGLNVMENLLANYGDVQGVFAQNDEMALGAMRALQAAGKKVVIVGFDGTDDGVAAVKRGDMAGTIAQQPALIGSLGVETADKVLKGQKVEANIPVPLMVVQ from the coding sequence ATGAAAAAACTTTTGACCCTCGCCTTGGCCTTGGTGTTGACCATGGCTCTTGGTGTCTCTGCTCAGGCAAAGGACACCATCGCCCTGGTGGTTTCCACGCTGAACAACCCATTTTTCGTGACCCTGAAAGACGGTGCAGTGAAGAAAGCCAATGAGATGGGCTACGAGCTGATCGTTTTGGATTCCCAGAATGACCCGTCCAAAGAGCTTGCCAATGTAGAAGATCTGACCGTTCGTGGCGTCAAGGCTATTCTGATCAATCCCACTGATTCCGATGCTGTTTCCAACGCCATTCGTTTGATCAACACTGCCGGTATTCCGGTCTTGACCCTTGATCGCGGCGCTTCTCATGGTAAAGTGGCTTCTCACATCGCTTCCGATAACGTCGCAGGTGGTAAGATGGCCGGTGATTTCATGGCTGAAAAGCTTGGCAAGGGTGCCATGGTTATTCAGCTCGAAGGTCTGCCTGGTACTTCCGCCGCCCGTGATCGTGGTGCTGGTTTCGAACAGGCTGTCAAGGCCAATGGTTTTAAGGTTCTGGCTTCCCAGCCTGCCGACTTTGACCGTACCAAGGGCTTGAACGTTATGGAAAACCTGCTTGCCAACTACGGTGATGTGCAGGGTGTCTTCGCCCAGAACGATGAAATGGCCCTCGGTGCCATGCGTGCTCTTCAGGCCGCAGGCAAGAAGGTCGTTATTGTTGGTTTTGACGGCACAGATGATGGCGTTGCCGCTGTCAAGCGTGGCGACATGGCCGGTACCATTGCCCAGCAGCCTGCTTTGATCGGTTCTCTCGGTGTTGAGACAGCCGACAAGGTCCTCAAAGGCCAGAAGGTTGAAGCAAATATTCCCGTTCCCCTGATGGTTGTCCAATAA
- the rbsA gene encoding ribose ABC transporter ATP-binding protein RbsA, producing the protein MDELLRLENIEKSFPGVKALDGVNLRVTPGKVMGLVGENGAGKSTLMKVLTGIYKRDAGTLRYLGEECTFSGPRASQAAGISIIHQELNLLPELSIAENIFLGREKVGFLGHIRWKEMFRMANELLAKLGVTRTSHTRLGALGIGEQQMVEIAKALSFESRVIIMDEPTDTLTDTETKALFSVIRELSESGHGVVYISHRLKEIFEICDDVTVLRDGQFIGESSVVDITEDELIEMMVGRRLEEQYPRVDVELGAVSLEVKDLIGPRLEGLSFSVREGEILGISGLMGAGRTELMKAIYGAYPMDGGQIFMGGKQLDIKTPGDALHAGIAYISEDRKADGLILGLSVKENMTLTALTGFCSGIGHIDQINERRAADEYIKAFNIRTPSRRQEVGNLSGGNQQKVAIAKGLMDRPKVLILDEPTRGVDVGAKKEIYQLINSFKSEGMSIILISSEMPEILGMSDRIAVMHEGRFCGEFTAQEADQEKLMACAIGRARKEAA; encoded by the coding sequence ATGGACGAATTGCTCAGGCTTGAGAATATCGAAAAGAGTTTTCCCGGCGTCAAGGCCCTGGATGGCGTCAATCTGCGGGTGACTCCCGGCAAGGTTATGGGGCTGGTTGGCGAAAATGGCGCGGGCAAGTCAACGCTCATGAAAGTGCTGACCGGCATCTACAAACGTGACGCTGGCACGCTTCGATATCTGGGTGAAGAATGTACTTTCAGTGGGCCTCGTGCGTCGCAGGCAGCGGGCATTAGTATCATCCATCAGGAACTTAACCTGTTGCCGGAACTCTCCATTGCTGAGAATATATTTTTGGGTCGTGAAAAGGTCGGCTTTCTAGGACATATCCGTTGGAAGGAAATGTTTCGGATGGCGAACGAACTGCTCGCTAAACTCGGGGTGACACGGACTTCGCACACACGGCTTGGTGCGCTGGGGATTGGCGAACAACAGATGGTAGAGATCGCCAAGGCCCTGTCTTTCGAGTCCCGTGTTATCATTATGGATGAGCCAACCGACACTCTGACAGACACCGAAACAAAAGCGTTGTTTTCCGTCATTCGCGAGTTGAGCGAGTCCGGTCATGGCGTGGTCTACATTTCTCACCGTCTCAAGGAAATCTTTGAAATTTGTGATGACGTGACCGTCCTGCGTGACGGGCAGTTTATCGGTGAAAGTTCCGTGGTGGATATCACCGAAGACGAACTCATCGAGATGATGGTTGGACGTCGGTTGGAAGAGCAGTATCCGCGTGTTGATGTGGAATTGGGAGCGGTCAGTCTGGAGGTAAAAGACCTCATCGGACCTCGCCTCGAAGGGCTGTCATTTTCTGTGCGAGAAGGTGAAATCCTTGGAATATCTGGTCTTATGGGCGCAGGGCGTACCGAGCTGATGAAGGCTATTTATGGAGCTTATCCCATGGATGGTGGTCAAATCTTCATGGGCGGAAAGCAACTTGATATTAAGACTCCCGGCGATGCCCTTCACGCTGGCATTGCCTATATCAGTGAAGATCGAAAGGCGGACGGTTTGATTCTTGGCCTGTCGGTCAAGGAGAATATGACATTGACTGCGCTGACGGGGTTTTGTTCCGGCATAGGTCATATCGACCAAATCAATGAACGTCGGGCCGCAGACGAGTATATCAAAGCTTTCAATATCAGAACGCCTTCCCGTAGGCAGGAGGTTGGCAATTTATCCGGCGGCAACCAGCAGAAGGTCGCCATTGCCAAGGGACTCATGGACCGCCCCAAGGTGCTTATTCTCGATGAGCCGACACGGGGTGTGGACGTAGGTGCCAAAAAGGAAATTTATCAGTTGATTAATTCCTTCAAGTCGGAAGGTATGAGTATTATTCTTATTTCATCAGAAATGCCGGAAATTCTCGGTATGAGTGATCGTATTGCCGTCATGCACGAAGGCCGTTTCTGCGGTGAATTCACGGCGCAGGAAGCGGATCAGGAAAAACTTATGGCCTGTGCTATCGGCAGGGCGCGCAAGGAGGCTGCATGA
- a CDS encoding transposase codes for MHKTSHIIPADCAPDIAGGFDALLHDDKKARDYLLELTWPTGDPFCPRCGHRKVYTLSGERLRCASCKYTFQPFSGRWINNGALSPSEWLRLIVLFVQECSVHQMKDQLGLSYNTVYKALTAIRFAILGHALDARQLISSATGLDSYLKGNRLTGGPRDMHMDTIPVYGILRRDDIVFIDLVPGFQAETLFHFHMNFHLKLIRTGNLVYTDRYKDYDTLIFCGNDSLPYEIIRRYDEPPHIDAVQDEFWDYAQSRIKKFRGISCQRFPLYMKELEFRFNNRDKSIAEMLAAYLCALVPTQE; via the coding sequence ATGCACAAGACATCGCATATCATACCCGCAGACTGTGCGCCGGACATTGCCGGTGGATTCGATGCGCTCCTGCATGACGACAAAAAAGCACGTGACTACCTGCTTGAGCTGACATGGCCCACGGGCGACCCTTTCTGCCCGCGGTGTGGTCATCGCAAGGTCTACACCCTGTCCGGCGAACGCCTGCGGTGCGCCAGTTGCAAATACACCTTCCAGCCATTCTCAGGCCGATGGATCAACAACGGAGCACTCAGTCCTTCCGAATGGCTACGACTCATCGTCCTATTCGTGCAGGAATGTTCGGTCCATCAGATGAAGGACCAGCTCGGCCTGTCCTATAATACGGTATACAAAGCCCTGACCGCCATCAGGTTCGCCATCCTCGGCCACGCACTGGATGCACGGCAACTCATCAGCTCGGCCACAGGGCTTGATTCATACCTCAAGGGCAATCGACTAACAGGCGGCCCACGTGACATGCACATGGACACCATCCCAGTCTACGGCATCCTGCGTCGTGACGATATAGTGTTCATCGACCTCGTGCCGGGCTTTCAAGCAGAAACGTTGTTCCATTTCCACATGAACTTCCACCTGAAGCTCATCCGCACCGGTAATCTCGTCTACACGGACAGATACAAGGATTACGACACGCTCATTTTCTGTGGCAACGATTCACTCCCATATGAAATCATTCGCCGCTATGACGAGCCGCCGCACATCGACGCAGTGCAGGACGAATTCTGGGATTACGCCCAGTCCCGGATCAAGAAATTCCGTGGCATCTCCTGCCAGCGGTTCCCCCTCTATATGAAAGAACTCGAATTCCGGTTCAACAACCGGGACAAATCCATCGCCGAAATGCTGGCCGCATACCTTTGTGCGCTAGTGCCCACCCAAGAATAA